Part of the Roseofilum casamattae BLCC-M143 genome, ATCGCCGTTATTTCTCCGATCGAAATTAATTCTAATTCCCCGACTAAGCCAACAGGAAGCGTTAACGGAGTGGTTGGAGTTTCGATCAAAGCATAAGTGTACATCTTCTGGTTCCTATAATCGGCTATTTTCGAGGTCTTCAGGACAGTTACAGTTATGCAGCATGTTGGCAACTGTCCCATCAACCGGTAATTGATAGACGGGAATTTGGGAGAGCCACTGCTGAAATGAGTCTCCTCCAATGGTAATAAAGTCCTGGAGGTGGGGGCCGATCGCTCGGCGATACAAAGCGCACAAGGGTTCCCATTTTCCTTCATGATGGGGAACCATGGCTAATATTGAATCCGGGACGCTCGAGGCCAGATGGATCCATCTATGGAGAACGGTTGCATCGAGTTGTGGTAGATCGCACGCGAGAAGTAATATCCATTCTGAGGACATGGAATCTACAGCTCGGGCAAATGCGACTAAAGGCCCCTGTCCCGCTAGGGTTTCTGCGATCCATTGACAACCATCAGAAGGAACAGAGGTTATTTCCTGATAGCGCTCCGGCCAGGGTGTCATAATATAGGTGCTTCGAGTACATTGTTTTGCGACAGCGATCGCTCGAGCCAGCATGGGAGAACCCTGCCAAGGCAGTAAAGCCTTATCTTGTCCCATTCGGGAACTTCGACCTCCGGCTAGGATGAGAGTATCTACAATCAGATGGGTGCGATCGGACATAGTTGATATAACCTAGTATTAAGTGAAAATCCAGATCTACTGAGAAATAAAAACGACTAAAAATCGCGATCTACATCACAGTCAATTTCTATCATTAGTCCGATAATCATAAAGATAACAACAGCCCTTTCGGAGGATGATAATATGCCAGCCGGCGATCGCCATCTTTGCCATACCGATCTATCCATGACCGATCGCGTTAGTCAAACTCAATTAAGCAAGAGAGCGATCTCGCAGCCAAGCAACTCGTGCAATGAAGGCGCGGAGGCTATTCCGAACGAATCTTTGAGCTTAGAATCAATTCACCATCGTCATATGGATGCCGTATCCCAACTGGTAAGAGATTCAATTATCTCGTCCATAAAATTATCCATATCAGTCTGAAGCACTCGGTTTCTAGATAGAAGCAGAGTACGGAGCAGAGCCAGTTCAATCGTTTTGAGTGCGGAGCTGTTGATAGCGCTGCTGTAGATCGGAAATGGTAAATAGAGATTGGAATGTAAGTCCTTCGGACTGGTAGAATTGAGCACCTCCCTGTTGGCGATCGACCAAAGCGATCGCGCGATCGACCCGATAGCCTACAGCTCGCAAGCGATCCACAGCTTTCATCGCCGATTGTCCTGTAGTGACTACATCTTCGAGAACAACAACCGGACTTCCTGGTGCGAGAGAGGGCCCTTCAATATAAGCCCGAGTCCCGTGACCTTTAGCTTCCTTGCGCACGATTAAAGCTGCGATCGCCCGTTCTTCATAAACAGAAACGACACTCACCGAACTCACAATGGGATCGGCTCCCAACGTTAATCCTGCCACAGCTTCCGTATCGGTCGGGATCTCTTGCAACAGCAGCCGTCCTACCGCTACAGCACCTTGGGGATGGAGAGTAACCGGTTTGCTATTGATGTAATAGGAACTCGTTTGACCGGAAGAGAGCACAAACTCCCCTTCCTGATAAGCCACTTGGCAAAATAAATCTAACAAGTGCTGGCGCAGCACGGTTACATCAAGGGTAAACCAAGAGGGAGTAAACTCAGAACTGACTGGAGCCATAGAATTCAAAATGAGGGAACGAGATGGGTCTCGAATCTAGAGTGTAGACGAAATTGCCGCGAAACCAACAAAAAAAGCAGAGAAGAATCGATCTTCTCTGCTCAAATCCAGTAGGATTGCCTACTGATGGATTAAATAACCCTATTGCCTTAGCTATTTTTGGCAAAACTTGGAGCCGTACTCGAAAGAGAAGGAGGAAGACTAGCCATCTCGCCTTGGTTAAACTCGTATTGAATTTCCACCTGGGTGGGAATCGCGATTTTAATCCCTTCTTGCTTGAACCGCTCCTGAATCATAATCAGGGTATCTTCCCAGACATACCAGAAATCGTCTTTAGTTGCCCAGCAAGCCACAGTGATGGGAATATGATCCTCTTGATACCAATAGACATAAGTCCCGATGTACTTATCTTGGATCACTTTGGGGTGCGACTTGACGATCTCGACTAATAGCTCTTTCACCCGAGTGAGATCTTCATTCACATTCAGTCGAAGCTGGTGCTTGACTTTCCGGAATGGGGCATGGGTAAGGTTATAGATATTGCTATTCCAAACGGTATTGTTGGGTACGCTAATCAGCTCGTTATCCCAACTTCTAAAGGTGGTATTTGCTAAGCTAATGGACTCAACCAGCACCCACATGCCGCCAACTTTGACTTCATCGCCCACATCAAAGGGTTTGTTAATCATCAACATCAAGCCGCTAGCTAAGTTACCCAAGTTGCTTTGCAGCGCGAAGGCAAGCACGAAACTGGCACCCCCAAGTAGAGCGATGAGCGGTCCGAGACTCACCTCGAGGGCAGTTAAGCCGAGCAGAACCCCAACAGTAACCGTTCCTCGACGGAACACCATCACCAAAAAGTTTTCCATCAGCTCGGAAGCAAAAGAGGTTTTGAGGAACAGAGATTCCAGCCATCCGCCGCCAACCCAAGCTATTATCACCGAAATAGCAACAATACCGACGAAAATACCGACGTTTTTCGCCCAGCGCAGACCCCCTTCTTCAGAACGGGCCCAGCCCATAAGCCGTACCATTAACCCTTGGGTATCATTAATATCGATTTCAATACCGCTAATGGCAATGATATATTGGCGATAGGATTCGGTATCTCCTCCGCGCTGATCCATGGCATCTAAGATAACCTTCAAGCGGTCTGCGGTAGCCGTTTGTTCGGTTTGCAGTTGGGTGACCTCAACCACCAACTCCTGCTTCACGTCTTCTTCTGCGGCTGCAGCTTCTGCTAACTGAGCTTCAACCTCCTCAAGTTGCTCGATTTTCTCGTCAGTTGCTTCAATGGCTGGAGCTTCTTCTCCTTCGGCAATTGCCTCATCCTCGGCTGTCGCTTCTGGATCTTCTGGAGTGTCTCCTTCAGCAGCTGCCTCATCAGAACCGAGTTCCGACTCGAGTAATGCTGCCGCATCCTCGATACTTTCCTGAGCTGCTTCCGCATCTTCAGTATCGACATTAGTATCTAGCAGAGCTTCGACTTCTTCGTCACCATGCTCGGTATCGCCTTCTACAGTCGATTCAACTGTTGCTTTGAGTTCTTCGTCTTCCTGGATAGCTTGCTCGGCTTCATTGGCTTGGAGGACGGACTCTTGAGCTTTTTCTAGGGCTTCTTGGGCTTTCTCAGCTTGGTTTAAAGCGGCCTCGCTACCGACTCCTTGAGTTTCTTCAGCCTGTTGCGCTGCCTCTAGGTTTTTTTCCGCTTCTTCGAGAGCTTTAACAGCATCTTCGGTTTCCTCAATCTTGCGATTTTTGCGCTTAATCGCAATTTCCTGGTTGGTAATTTCCCGAACTTTGCCCTGGAGCAGAGATAGCCACGCTTCGGCTTCAATTTCCAGCTCGCCTAAGGTGAGAGGTTTCACCAGCAGCTTGAGTTCGTCAACCGGAATATCGGGGTCTCCGGTACTGATGGGCATGGGAGCTGGAGCTTCGTCCACAACTTCAGCTTCAACGGGAGTCGCTTCTCCCACCAGTTCTTCGATCAGTTCGACGGCTTCGTCTTGCGCCAGAGCCGATTTCATCTGAGTGGGAGCTACTTCTACCCCACTGGTAAAGGCGATCGCCATTGCTGCCACAACAACATAGCGCAATCGCCGTTTGGATCGTCTGGATCGTCTGGATTTTGGCATTATTTCTCCTTGGTATTCATTGAGATGATAATCCATTGATTGTATGGTTAGTTTAGACAAAAATTTTTCATTTTGTCACGATTGGTCATGTTAAGTTACAGAGATAAGTAATTGTCTTGGACGATCTGATAATTTCAGTTACCTAAGGTCATGTAATATTACGGAAGTTTCTCACTCGAAAAAGTTGGGGGCATTTCATAGCCAAATACATTGGGGTTGACTTCCATCAGGGAGATATCTCCCAATCCATATTCTTGCCAGCGCCCGTCAACTGTGGCTGCTACGGTCGGATCGGACTCGAGAACAGCCCCCCATTCGTGAGTGGTTTCCGGGTAGATTTTTGTGGTGGCATCAACGCCCATTCGTCCGCCTAAACCGACTTTTTGACTGGCAAAATCTAGGGTATCAAACGGGGTTTCGGGCAGAATAAAGACATCTCGCGAAGGATCGACTTTGGAGGAGATGGCCCAAACGACTTGGCGAGGATCGCGAATATTAATGTCTTTATCGACGACAATAACGAATTTAGTATAGGTGAATTGAGGTAGGGCGCTCCAAAAGGCGAGGGCGGCTCGTTTGGCTTGGCCGGGATAAGCTTTGTCGATGGAGATGATGGCGGCTTTGTAGCTGAGGGCTTCCATGGGGAGGAAGAAATCGACTATTTCGGAGACTTGTTGCCGGAGAATGGGGGTATAGATCCGGTTCAGGGCGATCGCCATCATGGCTTCTTCTTTGGGCGGCCGGCCGCTGAAAGTAGTTAAATATACTGGATTTTTCCGGTGAGTCATGCATTGGAAGCGAATCAAGGGCGAGTCTTCCACGCCACCATAATAGCCCATGTGGTCGCCAAAAGGACCGTCGGGCAAGACTTCTCCCGGAGTAATAGTGCCTTCGAGGACGAATTCAGAGTCAGCGGGGACTTGCAAATCGACGGTTTTGCACTGAGCTAAACTGACACCCGAACCTCCGTAGAGTCCGGCAAACAGCCATTCGGAGAGATCGACGGGAATGGGGGTGGCAGCGGCCATAATGATGAGGGGGTCAACGCCGAGGGCGATCGCAATCTCGAGTTTTTTCCCGTTCTCGGCAGCTTTCCGTAAATGACGCGCTCCTCCCCGTACCGATAGCCAATGGACGGTCATGGTTTTCGCCGACTGCAATTGCAAGCGATAGACCCCAACGTTGGGAATTCCGGTTTCGCAGTCTTTGGTAATGACTAATCCCAAGGTGATAATTTTTCCGGCATCTCCAGGATAGGGACGAATCAGAGGTAAAGTATTGAGATCGAGGTTATTTTCGTCGATAATAATTTGTTGGCAGGCGGGAAAAAAGTTGCGTCCGGGTTTGGCTTTGACTACATCAAATAAGACTTTCCCAAAATCAATGGCTTGCGAGATTTTTTTCGGCGGTTTCGGTTGTTGGAGCATCCCTAGTTTTTTGCCGAGTTCTTCAAGTTCTAGGGGATCGTTCATGTTCATGGCCCAACAGATACGCTCGACAGTTCCCATGAGGTTAATGGCGATGGGAAATGGCGATCCTTTGACATTTTCAAAGAGTAACCCCGGCCCTCCAACTTGCAGCATTCGGTTGGCAATTTCGGCAATTTCTAGGTCGGGATCGACCTGCGCTTTGATGCGCCGCAGTTGTCCGCGTTCTTCGAGCAGTTGGATAAATCCGCGTAGGTCTCTGGCCATGGGTTGAGTGGAATAAGAATTGATTTCGGCGTTGTGTAAAGATTTATTATATCGCCAGATCTATTTAATGAATAAACTCTCGCGACTCGGCCAGACATCGGGTTTTCCTTGACTGAGATAACTAGACATAATGCGACCGGCACCACAAATGATGGAATAATAATATTGACCGATGGCATCTCCTTCTGTAGAAAGGCGATCGATCGCAATACCATTGCGTCCTGTCGATGTACCGGAACTATGAATATATTGCCCATCTCCGACATATAAAGCAACGTGATCGACTCGTTGTTTAGAAGCAAAAAAGATGAGGTCTCCCGGTTGCAGTTCATCTAAAGAAATGGGTTGAGTCCAGTATTGTTGTTGATAGGCATCTCTGGGAATCCAAATGCCTACAGAAACAAATGCAGTTTGGATTAATCCAGAACAATCGTAATCCGGTCCGAGGTTGCCTCCCCAGAGATATTTCTGCGGTCCATCCATGGCATTTCGAGTATAGGCGATCGCGCGATCGATTCGCTCTTCTATTTCAATTCTCGAGACAGAAACTGGATAATAGCCATCGGAAGTAGGTTCGATTTTATCGAGATCGGTGTTAGATAACCAGCCAGAATAATCATCTTCTAAGAGCAAGACAGGAATAGCATTCTGTTCTGGCGTTGCTAATATTCTAAATTTGCGATCGCGGGCTGCTTGAGTCCCCAGTTCTTGACATTGCGAGGTGCTATATAAATCGAGATTATCGGTGCAGCGATAGGTCAGCGTAGTATCTAGGGATTCGAGTGTCATGACAATCAGTTGTGAACGATCGATTAAGTTTGCCAAAACCAAGCAGTGAGAGCAATACCCAAGGCATCGGCTGCATCATCAGGTTTCGGAATATAGTCTAACCCTAATTCGTGCATTACGGCCTCTTGTACGTCTTCTTTATCTGCATTACCATACCCGGTAAGAGTTTTCTTTACCTGAGCGGGGGTATATTCAACAATAGGAATTTGATGTTGCGCCAGAACTAGGAGCACTATCCCGCGCGCTTGAGCGACGAGAATGGTATTTCCCATACGATAAAAAAATAGCTTCTCCACTGCGGCAAGATCGGGTTTCCACTGAGAAACGACCGCTTGCAGGTCATTGTAAATGGTCGAAAGGCGATCGCCGAGGGGCTGCTTGCTGGAAGTTTGAACGATCCCAAAATCTAGCGGACTGAAGCGATCTTCTTCCTCCTGTTTTACCTGCTCGCAGTCAATAATCGCAAACCCGAGGCGAGCTAACCCCGGATCTAAACCCAGTATTCGTTGTTTTTGCATAAAATCGATCGACGGCCGGCTTCTTTTATAGTACTCTCTCCAAAGGCGATCGGGTTAAGAACTCTCCTTAGAGGCTAAATTCGCTCCACATAATTTACAGAAGTTGGCATCGAGATCGTGGACGGATAAACCACAACTCGGACATTTTGTATTAGCTTTTTGTGCCTCCCGAACAAAATGTTTAATTAGCTCGCTAATTTGCCAAGGAATCAATGCAATTCCAGTCAAAATCATGGCTAAAGTAATCCAGCGACCGGGTTCGGATAATGGGGTAATATCGCCGAACCCAACAGTGGTCATCGTGACTACAGAAAAGTAGAGTGCATCGAAAAATGTGCGGAATGATGGATTATTAATTGAATGCTCGATTTGATAAATCAAACCGGAATAGACAAAAATAATAGAACAGAGAATAAAGACAATGCGAGTGACTACCAATTCTTTTTCAGAATCAATGATTCCCAGAAACATTTTGGCTCGGAGAAAGCGAGCTAAATGTAAGATGCGAAACCAGCTTAAATTGTGCGAGAACCCAACGCCGATATCGAATAGTCCGAGGATGAAGGGAACGAAGATAAATAGATCGATAATTGAGTAAATACTAAAGAAGGTGTTGATTTTGTTCTCAGAACACCACAAGCGCAAGCCATATTCCACAATAAAGGCAATCAGGATACAAGTATTGGTGAGGGTCAGCAAGTGTTGTATATCTTCGGGTAAGGAATAGGTTTGAATGACGAAAATTGCCGAGGAGATAATAACTAGGCTAATAATAGTAAGATTAACGAGCCGTCCGGATAAGGTTTCGATACCCAAGCATTGATTGACGGTTTGACGAACAGAAAAAGAGAACATGAGTTTCAGGCGAGACGAGTGCTTCTATTCTCTCCTCAATCGTAATAGAGTTGTGGTGTAATGCCGCACTAATTGCTTTAGAAGTACTGAGTGATTAAATTATCTCAGTATCTAGTACGTTATTTTTAGTTTAAGGAGATAATCTGTTGTTTAAGAATCGGACAAAATGCTTCAACAATCGATAATAGTTCAGTGCAGTTGGCGCGATCGCCACTACTGCTCGGCGATTATTTTTATTGTATTCTAGAAAACATGGTAAATTGCTGCATACTGAAGTATTCTAGGATAACACTATTTTTTCTGCTCTAGTCCGTATCAACGACTATCTCAGCCATCAGGAGCACTGCTGACCAACTGACCGACGTTAGCTTCTGGGAGTAAACCTATGTCTAGTCAATCAGCTCGAAGAATTCGTTATTGCATTCAGTATTTAAAGACAGCTTATCGTTTCACCTACGGCAAAAAACAACCAGATTATGCCGATTTAATCGCTACAACTGCGGCGCAAACCCTAGAAGCGATCGCTCGAAGTGACGCTGCTTACCATAATCTAGATCATACCATGCAAGTGGCATTGGTCGGTCAAGAAATTTTACGAGGTAAGTATTGCTGTGAAGAGAATATCTCCAGTGAGGAATGGACGCATTTTATCTTGTCGCTACTTTGCCATGATATTGGTTATATTAAGGGAATTTGCCAAGGCGATCGCCCCGAAAAATATTGCTTTGTTACTGGAGTAGAAGATAACTGCGTGACCCTCTTGCCCCATGCGACGGGTGCAAGCCTAACTCCATTTCATGTCGATCGCAGCCAGTTATTTGTCGCCGAAAACTTTAGCGATATTCCCCTTATTGATATCAAAATCTTGCAAAAGAATATCGAGCTAACTCGCTTTCCCGTTCCGCAAGACAAATTGCATAGTGATATCATAGGCTATCCGGGGCTTACTCGCGCTGCCGATCTCATCGGACAACTGAGCGACCCTAATTATTTGACCAAAATTCCGGCCTTGTTTCAAGAATTTGAAGAAACCGGAGGGAATAAAATTATGGGATACCGGAAACCGGAAGATGTCCGAGCAAGCTACCCCAAATTTTACTGGAATATTGTGTCTAATTATATCCACCACGGCATTCGCTATTTGGAAGCAACTTTGGAAGGGCAACCCGTCATCGAGAACCTATATAATAATGTCCGGCAAGTGGAGAAAGAGTTAACTTTAGCCGTTGCTTAACCAATTGTATTGTTACTCAACTAAGCGATACATTAGTCGCAAAGCAGAGAAGATATAATAACTCGTATCAGTACGTCTGTCATGGTGACAGGGGGTAAATGTCGTGCAACATGAGATTCGCTATCGGCCGGCATTCGCGGCTATTTTTGTAACTCTTCAGCCTGGAGAACAGGTTATTGCTGAAGCAGGAGCAATGGTTAGTATGGATGGTGCTTTATCCATGAAAACCGAGTGGTCTGGAGGGGTGTTTTCTGCCTTTGTGCGCAAGTTTTTAGGGGGCGAGTCCCTATTTATTAATCGATTTATGAATAGCAGCGATCGCCCATTAACGGTTGTCTTAACTCAATCGCTCATTGGCGATATTGAAGGGGTCGATTTACAAGGACGTTCTCTTTGCCTGCAACCTGGAGCATACATTGCCTGCGATCCGCAAGTCAAGTTAGGCGTGCGCTGGGCTGGATTTTCTAGTTGGTTTGCCGGGGAAGGGTTATTTAAACTGAAAGTGAGCGGAAACGGTAAGGTGTTTTTTGGCGCTTATGGCGGACTCACAAAACATACTGTATCCGGAGAATTTATCGTCGATAACAGTCATTTAGTTGCCTATAGTCCCAATCTAAAAATGGGGGTGAGCTTATCGGGAGGATTGCTGGGTTCGATTACCTCTGGAGAAGGATTCGTTAACCGAATTACTGGCAAGGGAACCGTTTATTTACAGTCGCGGAGCATCAGCGGACTAGTCGATTTCTTGCGTCCGAAAGCTCGCTAACCGACAGTCACTATTAAGGAAGAAAAATTATGGATATTGAATTAGTAAAACAACCGGATAGCGCGATCGCAAAAATCACCCTCGATGCTGGAGAAGAACTCGTAGCCCAAGCCGGTGCCATGGTGGCTATGAGCGGTTTTATCAACACCAGTACCACCCTGCGTCAAGGTAAAGGGGGCGGCATTATGGGCGGACTAAAACGCATGTTAGGGGGCGAATCTTTATTTCTCAGCGTGTTTCGCTCGCCCACCCCAAATGGAGAAGTTTTGCTCGCTCCAAAATTGATGGGAGATCTGCTCGCTTACCAGATGGAAGGACGAGAACTCATCGTGCAAGCTGGATCCTATTTAGCTTGTGCCTCTGATGTGGTTATCGATATCGGGTTTCCAGGATTAAAATCTCTATTTTCAGGAGAAGCAATCTTCTGGTTGCGCATTGGCGGATACGGGCCGGTTTTGTTAACTTCATTTGGTGCAGTTTACGAAATTGAGGTCAATGGAGAATATGTAGTGGATACCGGGCATATTGTTGCTTTTGAAAGTAGCTTAACTTTCACCATTGGTAAAGCAAACTCCAGTTGGTTTGGCGCATTTTTCGGTGGAGAAGGATTTATCTGTCGCTTCCAAGGTCAAGGAAAAGTCTATTGTCAAACCCATAATCCCGGTACATTTGGTTCTACCATTGGTTCGCAACTCCCAGAACGATAGCTAAATGGGTAATAGGGGATAGAATTCACTGAAATAAAAATTGGAGTCAAGAAAAATTATGTCAGAAATCGTTTATAAAATCGAACATTCCCCTGCTTATGCCTCTCTGGTGTTGGATTTAAATCGCCAACAGAAGGTATTAGTAGAAGCTTCGGCTATGGCAGCCATGGATACCACCTTAACCATGAAATCGAAAATGCGCGGCGGCTTGATGAAAAGCGTCGGTAGAATGTTGGGTGGCGAGTCTATGTTTATTAATGAGTTTACGGCAGATAATGGAGCCGGAAAAATCTATATTTCACCCGGAGTTCCTGGAGATATCGAATATTATTCATTGCAAGGAAATAATGGTTTGATGGTACAAGGTTCGGGGTTTGTTGCCTGTAGCGAGACCGTCGATCTCGATACAAAATTTCAGGGACTGCAAGGCTTTTTTACTGGCGAATCTCTGTTCTTTCTGCGCGCTAGTGGAACGGGCGATTTTTGGTTTAGTTCCTATGGAGCAATTATCGAAATTCCCGTAGATGGAAGTTTTGTGGTGGATACGGGATATATTGTCGCTTTTGAAGAGACTCTACAATACAATGTAGAAATGATTGGTGGACTATCGTTTAAGGGATTAAAAACCGGTATTTTAGGCGGAGAAGGTTTAGTCTGTCGGTTCAACGGCCGAGGACGGTTATGGATTCAAACTCGGGCGATTTATCCTCTGATGAATTTCTTATATCCATTTCGACCTGTCAAAGATCGGAGTTAGGCAAAAATGAGCCAGAAAAATCCGCCACCGAGCAACCGAGAATTGTTGATTTTATTAGGAATAGCAGTCGCAGCGATCGCAGTTATTGTTTGGGGATTTTTTGCGATCGCAGATTTTGCCATTATGCAAATTCCCGTCAGTGTCGAACAAAAGTTAGGCGCGTTAGTTGTCCCTGCTTACGAACAACAAGCCAAAGACTCCATCCAACAAGATAGTTTAAATCAATTGCTCGATCGCTTGGAAACTCATTTAGACGACGGAGAGCGAAATTATCGACTCTTTTATGTGGACGAACCTACCGTAAATGCGATCGCCATTCCTGGAGATGTTATCGTTATTTTTGCCGGATTATTAGAGAGCGTAGAGTCCGAAAACGAGCTAATGATGGTGCTCGGTCACGAATTAGGGCATTTCGCTCACCGCGACCATTTACGCCGCTTGGGGCGCACGCTAGCCGTTCGTATGGCGATCGCGACCGTCTTTGGAAACGTAGATTGGCTGAATAATGCGGGTGGAATTATCGCTGCGGTAAGCAACGCTCGTTATTCCCAAGGTCAAGAACAAAATGCCGATCGCTTTGGCTTAAAATTACTGTATCAAACCTACGGTCATGTGGCTGGTGCCACCGACTTTTTTGCTCGATTAAGCGAAGAAAGAAACCAAAATTGGGCTTTTCTCGCCAGCCACCCCGCACCGCAAAAACGAGTCGCTACTCTCGAAAAAAAAATCAAACAAGACCAATATCCTATTAGAGCTAAAGTACCTTTACCTGCAAGTTTGCAGTACCAAAACTAAAATAATTTGTCCCCAGAGTCAGTTCATGTTAAGTTTACTCCAGCAGCATAAAGCGATCGCAGTTATTCGCACCCCTTCCATACCCATTGGCTATCAGCTCGCGCAAGCCGTTGCCAGCGGCGGTATTCGTCTGATTGAAATTACCTGGAATAGCAACAATCCAGGAAAAATGGTGCAACAATTGCAGAAAATACTCCCGGAATGCATTATCGGCGCAGGTACTTTAATCAACTCAGTACAAGTCGCAGATGCCATTGATGCTGGGGCAAAATTTCTCTTTTCCCCCCATACAAATCCGCAATTAATTCAACAAGCGATCGCAGCCAACATTCCAATGATTCCCGGCGCCCTCACTCCCACCGAAATTACCACCGCTTGGCAAGCCGGAGCCAGTTGCGTCAAAGTTTTTCCCATTCAAGCCGTTGGCGGAGTTAACTATATTAAAGCATTGCAAGGCCCTTTAGGACAAATTCCCCTAATTCCAACCGGAGGAGTAACCCTAGATAATGCTGCTGACTTTATCGGTGCTGGAGCTTGTGGCGTAGGACTCTCCAGTCAGCTATTTCCACGACATCTGATTGCTCGAGAAGATTGGCAAGCGATCGCGAATAATACTAAAAACTTGGTCGATTCTCTGAAAACCCTTTAATCTTGCGCCAAGGGATAAGAGTAGGGAGATCGGTGAAAACCTTCCACTTCCCTGCTCTCTCCCTCAATTGAAACTGGTGGGATTACATCGCAGAACCCAAACCGGCGTAAGCACCGTAGAAGAAGATACCGACGACAACGAGTACGCCAGTACCGGCTACAGTGGCGACAATCCAAAGGGGAATT contains:
- a CDS encoding molybdenum cofactor guanylyltransferase yields the protein MSDRTHLIVDTLILAGGRSSRMGQDKALLPWQGSPMLARAIAVAKQCTRSTYIMTPWPERYQEITSVPSDGCQWIAETLAGQGPLVAFARAVDSMSSEWILLLACDLPQLDATVLHRWIHLASSVPDSILAMVPHHEGKWEPLCALYRRAIGPHLQDFITIGGDSFQQWLSQIPVYQLPVDGTVANMLHNCNCPEDLENSRL
- the pyrE gene encoding orotate phosphoribosyltransferase; the encoded protein is MAPVSSEFTPSWFTLDVTVLRQHLLDLFCQVAYQEGEFVLSSGQTSSYYINSKPVTLHPQGAVAVGRLLLQEIPTDTEAVAGLTLGADPIVSSVSVVSVYEERAIAALIVRKEAKGHGTRAYIEGPSLAPGSPVVVLEDVVTTGQSAMKAVDRLRAVGYRVDRAIALVDRQQGGAQFYQSEGLTFQSLFTISDLQQRYQQLRTQND
- a CDS encoding mechanosensitive ion channel domain-containing protein gives rise to the protein MPKSRRSRRSKRRLRYVVVAAMAIAFTSGVEVAPTQMKSALAQDEAVELIEELVGEATPVEAEVVDEAPAPMPISTGDPDIPVDELKLLVKPLTLGELEIEAEAWLSLLQGKVREITNQEIAIKRKNRKIEETEDAVKALEEAEKNLEAAQQAEETQGVGSEAALNQAEKAQEALEKAQESVLQANEAEQAIQEDEELKATVESTVEGDTEHGDEEVEALLDTNVDTEDAEAAQESIEDAAALLESELGSDEAAAEGDTPEDPEATAEDEAIAEGEEAPAIEATDEKIEQLEEVEAQLAEAAAAEEDVKQELVVEVTQLQTEQTATADRLKVILDAMDQRGGDTESYRQYIIAISGIEIDINDTQGLMVRLMGWARSEEGGLRWAKNVGIFVGIVAISVIIAWVGGGWLESLFLKTSFASELMENFLVMVFRRGTVTVGVLLGLTALEVSLGPLIALLGGASFVLAFALQSNLGNLASGLMLMINKPFDVGDEVKVGGMWVLVESISLANTTFRSWDNELISVPNNTVWNSNIYNLTHAPFRKVKHQLRLNVNEDLTRVKELLVEIVKSHPKVIQDKYIGTYVYWYQEDHIPITVACWATKDDFWYVWEDTLIMIQERFKQEGIKIAIPTQVEIQYEFNQGEMASLPPSLSSTAPSFAKNS
- a CDS encoding UbiD family decarboxylase, coding for MARDLRGFIQLLEERGQLRRIKAQVDPDLEIAEIANRMLQVGGPGLLFENVKGSPFPIAINLMGTVERICWAMNMNDPLELEELGKKLGMLQQPKPPKKISQAIDFGKVLFDVVKAKPGRNFFPACQQIIIDENNLDLNTLPLIRPYPGDAGKIITLGLVITKDCETGIPNVGVYRLQLQSAKTMTVHWLSVRGGARHLRKAAENGKKLEIAIALGVDPLIIMAAATPIPVDLSEWLFAGLYGGSGVSLAQCKTVDLQVPADSEFVLEGTITPGEVLPDGPFGDHMGYYGGVEDSPLIRFQCMTHRKNPVYLTTFSGRPPKEEAMMAIALNRIYTPILRQQVSEIVDFFLPMEALSYKAAIISIDKAYPGQAKRAALAFWSALPQFTYTKFVIVVDKDINIRDPRQVVWAISSKVDPSRDVFILPETPFDTLDFASQKVGLGGRMGVDATTKIYPETTHEWGAVLESDPTVAATVDGRWQEYGLGDISLMEVNPNVFGYEMPPTFSSEKLP
- a CDS encoding C40 family peptidase encodes the protein MTLESLDTTLTYRCTDNLDLYSTSQCQELGTQAARDRKFRILATPEQNAIPVLLLEDDYSGWLSNTDLDKIEPTSDGYYPVSVSRIEIEERIDRAIAYTRNAMDGPQKYLWGGNLGPDYDCSGLIQTAFVSVGIWIPRDAYQQQYWTQPISLDELQPGDLIFFASKQRVDHVALYVGDGQYIHSSGTSTGRNGIAIDRLSTEGDAIGQYYYSIICGAGRIMSSYLSQGKPDVWPSRESLFIK
- the ruvC gene encoding crossover junction endodeoxyribonuclease RuvC; its protein translation is MQKQRILGLDPGLARLGFAIIDCEQVKQEEEDRFSPLDFGIVQTSSKQPLGDRLSTIYNDLQAVVSQWKPDLAAVEKLFFYRMGNTILVAQARGIVLLVLAQHQIPIVEYTPAQVKKTLTGYGNADKEDVQEAVMHELGLDYIPKPDDAADALGIALTAWFWQT
- a CDS encoding ion transporter, with product MFSFSVRQTVNQCLGIETLSGRLVNLTIISLVIISSAIFVIQTYSLPEDIQHLLTLTNTCILIAFIVEYGLRLWCSENKINTFFSIYSIIDLFIFVPFILGLFDIGVGFSHNLSWFRILHLARFLRAKMFLGIIDSEKELVVTRIVFILCSIIFVYSGLIYQIEHSINNPSFRTFFDALYFSVVTMTTVGFGDITPLSEPGRWITLAMILTGIALIPWQISELIKHFVREAQKANTKCPSCGLSVHDLDANFCKLCGANLASKESS
- a CDS encoding metal-dependent phosphohydrolase; its protein translation is MSSQSARRIRYCIQYLKTAYRFTYGKKQPDYADLIATTAAQTLEAIARSDAAYHNLDHTMQVALVGQEILRGKYCCEENISSEEWTHFILSLLCHDIGYIKGICQGDRPEKYCFVTGVEDNCVTLLPHATGASLTPFHVDRSQLFVAENFSDIPLIDIKILQKNIELTRFPVPQDKLHSDIIGYPGLTRAADLIGQLSDPNYLTKIPALFQEFEETGGNKIMGYRKPEDVRASYPKFYWNIVSNYIHHGIRYLEATLEGQPVIENLYNNVRQVEKELTLAVA